A stretch of Patescibacteria group bacterium DNA encodes these proteins:
- a CDS encoding matrixin family metalloprotease: MAERLAFLVAALFAAACAPDLPRGLHIDDRFDSAEEGHILFMIAEINRLGQELVGYDLIVYRGHHHDADQWGLDDADDGRNVIYKQTRHDKNYDRLDATINKLGGDGYVSGLGLNHDVIIFVFTMLYEWPNDQPPGMEYCVSPFLHEWNEKNNIGDENDVVVEDWALTSDDCERDGYKILGGLLESIALHELGHFVGLDHINDPNAVMYPVANGRIAFTDNDKRAFCCQHECITDAFECDWSLVKQTFPAPETVE; encoded by the coding sequence ATGGCTGAACGTCTCGCATTCCTGGTAGCCGCTTTGTTCGCGGCCGCTTGTGCACCCGATCTGCCAAGAGGCCTTCATATTGATGATCGGTTCGACTCCGCTGAGGAGGGACACATCCTGTTCATGATCGCCGAGATCAACCGGCTGGGCCAGGAGCTGGTCGGCTATGACCTGATCGTCTATCGAGGACACCACCATGACGCTGATCAATGGGGTCTCGACGACGCCGACGATGGCCGCAACGTCATCTACAAGCAGACCCGGCACGACAAGAACTACGACCGCCTGGACGCGACGATAAATAAACTGGGCGGCGATGGTTATGTCAGCGGCCTGGGACTCAACCACGACGTCATCATCTTCGTCTTCACCATGTTGTACGAATGGCCGAATGACCAACCGCCCGGCATGGAGTACTGCGTTTCGCCCTTTCTGCATGAATGGAACGAAAAAAACAACATCGGCGACGAGAACGATGTCGTGGTCGAAGATTGGGCTCTGACCTCGGATGACTGCGAGCGTGACGGCTATAAGATTTTGGGCGGCTTGCTCGAATCAATCGCGCTGCATGAACTGGGGCATTTCGTCGGTCTCGATCACATCAATGATCCCAATGCGGTCATGTACCCCGTAGCGAACGGTCGGATCGCCTTCACGGATAACGACAAACGAGCTTTCTGCTGCCAACACGAATGCATCACTGACGCCTTCGAATGCGACTGGAGTCTGGTTAAACAGACATTCCCCGCGCCCGAGACTGTCGAGTGA